The Ketobacter sp. MCCC 1A13808 DNA segment ACGAGAGTGAAACATTCCGGGTGTGCACGCTCCGAATAAGAAGCGACCCATTATAGGGAGAGGGTCAGCGGGGGCCAACCACTATTCCGAAAAGCAAAAAACCGGGGGAAGAACCCCCGGTTTCATTTTGCACCACGAACCGTTGCGAAGAAAGTAGCTGCAAATAAACCCAGCACCATCAGGTTGTAGAGAGGAGAGAGGGGCCATGACAGAGTACCAAATTTATTGTCTGTAGCCGTTCCTTCACAACAGGATTCAAATGATAATCATTATCATTTTTGTTTTCAACCCTTTATTTGAAAATAATTTAATATTCCTGATCTGTTTATTTTCCCATCGAAACAGAAGCCTTCATAATGGGCAACAAAAGCAAACCGCAACACTCAAGAAAAAGAAGGGGGTATCATGACCGTGCTGTGCGCCGTTAACGACATCGAAGAAGATTCCGCCCGCGGCTTTGATCTGGATGGCCGCACCGTTTTTGCCGTAAAGAAAGACGCGCAAGTGTTTGTGTACCTTAACTCCTGCCCTCACCTGGGTATTCCCCTGGAATTTCAGCCGGATGAATTCCTGGATATGGACAACCACTTTATTCAGTGTGCCAACCATGGCGCGCTATTTGAAGTCGAAACCGGGGACTGTGTCGCGGGACCCTGTGTAGGGCAGGCACTGCAAGCTATCGCTTTTCATCTGGAAGATGGCAATATCGTGCTGGACTGAATAACAATAATCACATCGGAGAGCCCCATCATGGATTCCACAGGTATCAGTTTTACGGCCCTTTTCACCGGCCAAGTCTGGTATGAAAGCGGGATTTCCAATCGCTTCTTCACTTCCCCCAAAGGCAGACTGCTCTATAAAACATTGCGCCCCTTTGATCGTCTTGCTGATTCAATCATCGGGATCACCCTGCACGACATGCTGATCCAGCGTCACCAAATCATGGACCACCGCATAGACGGGTTAATCAAGACCCAAGGGGTCAGTCAGATTCTGGAAATCGCCTGTGGCTATTCGCCCCGAGGCTACACGTTATCGCGCAAGTACCCCGATCTGAAGTACGTAGAGGCCGATTTGCCCCATATGGCCGAGCGAAAGCGCGCCTTGCTACAAGCTAACCATGGCTTTGGACCCGATCACCAGGTTGTCGGCTGCGATGTATTCGAATTCGGCGCTCCTTATGGTCTGGATTACGTCATGGAAGAAGTACTCGATCCCGACCGGCCTACCATTCTGGTCACCGAAGGTTTGGTGAACTACTTTCACCTGGACGACATTTCGCAGGTATGGCAACGACTAGCACAACTGGGTCGGGTCTATCCCAAAGCCTGGTATATCACCGACCTGGTATACAACTTCGGCATACACTTAATACCCGGCGCGGTTGCAGCAGGGTCAAAAATGTTGTCACTCGCCACCCGAGCCAACGTTAACCTGCATTTCAACAACCGCGACGAAATCCAACGCGGCTTTCTGGAATGCGGCTTTACTGATGTCCAGATACATCGACCCGAAGACTTTGTAAACCACCTCCCGATTCCGATGGGCAAAAGCAAAAGCGTGGTGCGGGTAGTGGAAAGCCAAATCCATGCCCCTTAGAACCGTCCGGTAATACCTTACACTTTTTCCGATCTATTTAAGTGCAGCGAAGAAAAAATGGGCCTCCGAATGGCTCATTTTTTTAGCTCTACTCTCGCGACTACGATCACCAACCCGCACCCGTCACGCGCACATGTGCACCATAGAAAGTCATTCATTAATATTTCGTAGCATTGTACGCACCATCTTTGTTATCAAAGCAAAATATCAGCACTTTAAGTTTGCATTTTCTGTTACCGCCATTTTTGGCACGCAAGTTGATAACGAAACCATCAGAAGCTTCCTTCAACGAATAGTGAACCAAACGGTATTTAGCCGGATTTAAATAGCGCTCGATCGCGGCGTTGTTTCGACATGTATTCAGGAGTTAGAAATGAAACACATCAGGACCCTTTTCAAAAAAACCCTCGTCGCCACAGCAGCATTAGGCGGGCTGCTATGTTTGCCGGTCGTAGCGGAAGAATTAGAGCTGGAGAAAGAAGATCTAAAATTCGGATTTATAAAGCTTACCGATATGGCGCCCCTTGCGATAGCGTATGAGAAAGGCTACTTCGAGGACGAAGGGCTGTATGTCACCTTGGAAGCCCAAGCCAACTGGAAAATTCTACTGGACCGTGTCATCACCGGAGAACTGGACGGCGCCCATATGTTAGCAGGCCAGCCGTTAGGCGCGACTATCGGATTTGGTACCCAGGCCCACATCATTACCGCGTTCAGCATGGACCTCAACGGCAACGGCATTACGGTTTCCAACGACGTCTGGAAGGAAATGAAAAAACACGTCCCGATGGAGAACGGTAAACCGGTTCACCCGATTAAAGCGGATTACCTGAAACCGGTAGTCGACAAATACAAAGCGGACGGCAAACCCTTCAACATGGGCATGGTATTCCCGGTATCAACCCACAACTATGAGCTGCGGTACTGGCTGGCTGCAGGCGGTATTCACCCCGGCTACTATGCGCCGTCAAAAGGCGACATCTCCGGCCAACTGCAAGCCGATGCGCTGCTATCAGTGACCCCGCCACCCCAAATGCCTGCGACATTGGAAGCCGGCACCATATACGGATACTGCGTGGGCGAACCCTGGAACCAGCAAGCCGTGTTCAAAGGCATCGGTGTACCGGTCATTACCGATTATGAAATATGGAAAGACAATCCCGAAAAAGTATTCGGTGTCAGCAAGGCCTGGGCAGACAAAAATCCCAATACGCACCTGGCGGTGGTGAAAGCCATGATTCGCGCGGCCAAATGGCTGGATGAAGACAATAATAAAAACCGCAAGGAAGCCGTTAAGATCCTGGCACAGCCAAACTATGTAGGGGCGGACTATGACGTGATTGCCAACAGCATGACGGGAACCTTCGAGTACGAAAAAGGCGACAAACGTTCACTGCCAGACTTTAACGTTTTCTTCCGCTACAACGCTACCTACCCTTTCTATAGCGATGCCATCTGGTATCTGACCCAAATGCGTCGCTGGGGTCAGATACCGGAACACAAAGACGATAGCTGGTATATGGACATGGCGAAAAAAGTGTATCGCCCGGATATTTATATGCAAGCTGCCAACCTATTGATCAAAGAGGGAAAACTGTCTGCATCTGATTTTCCCGCTGCGGATGAAGATGGCTTTAAACCACCTCAGTCTGAATTTATCGACGGGATTACATTCGATGGCACCAAGCCAAACGAATACCTCTCTAAATTTAAAATCGGTCTGAAAGAAAAAGACAAGCTTTAAACTCAGCAATGCCGGAGCGAAATCAGGCTCCGGCATTAATAACGGAGGCGCAATGCAATGACCACGAAAGTTATCACTGTGTTTGAATCAATCGGATTTTCATGGCTGGTGTCAATTATGAAGTTTTTCACTTTTCAAAACCCGAAAGAACAAATCGAACACCTTACCCGCTCTTTGGGTGTGCCGTTAATTGCCTTCGCCATATTCCTCGGATTGTGGCATGTATCCGCGGCCCACATAGAAACCAGTCTGGGAAAAGTTCCGGGGCCTGCCGCCGTTTGGGAGCAAGCTAATGGTCTATGGAAAGAACACAAAGCCGAACGGGTAAAGGAAGTTGCTTTTTATCAAAGGCAAGAAGAGCGGAATGCAAAAAAGCTGGCGAAGAATCCGGACGCTAAAGTAAAAATCCGGGATTACACTGGCAAGCCAACCTACATCGACCAGATATTTACCAGCCTTAAAACCGTATTTGCCGGGTTTTTTCTCGCCAGCGTGATTGCCATTCCCTTGGGTATTATCTGCGGTTTAAGCAACACCATGTACACAGCAATGAATCCAATAATTCAACTTTTTAAACCCGTTTCTCCACTCGCATGGCTACCCATTGTTACACTGGTGGTGAGTGCGCTTTATAACAGCAACGATCCCATGTTTGCGAAGTCGTTTGTTAACTCCGCCATCACGGTCACCTTGTGCTGCCTGTGGCCCACTTTAATCAACACCATCGTCGGCGTATCAACCATGGACAGTGACCTCACCAACGTCAGTAAAGTATTGCGACTCAGCTGGTGGACTCAAATTACCAAGATCGTTATCCCCTCTTCCATTCCGATGATGTTTACCGGTTTACGCTTATCGTTGAGCGTCGGCTGGATGGTGCTGATTGCCGCAGAAATGTTGGCGCAAAATCCCGGCTTAGGTAAATTCGTCTGGGATGAATTCCAGAACGGCAGCTCGCAATCTCTGGGCCGGATTATGGTCGCGGTATTGACCATCGGATTAATCGGATTTCTGCTTGATCGTGTCATGCTGGCATTGCAAAAAGCGTTTTCCTGGGACAGCAATGCCACCATCCGTTAAATAAATTTTCCATACAAATGGAATCAGAAACCGAATCAATTAAAGGAGCGTACTCATGCGAGGCTACCTGACCATCGAACAAGTGCACATGGATTTCGATACGCCGAAAGGGGTATTCAAAGCACTCGACAACGTCACTCTGAGCATCCAAAAGGGTGAATTCGTTTCCCTCATCGGACATTCCGGTTGTGGCAAATCCACAGTGTTGAATATCGTAGCGGGACTGCTGGTCGCGTCCCAGGGCACAGTTCTTCTGGAAGACAACGAAGTAACCGCACCAGGCCCGGAGCGAGCGGTGGTATTTCAAAATCACTCTTTGTTGCCTTGGCTTTCGTCATATCAGAATGTGGAACTGGCGGTAAAGCAAGTGTTTAAGAACACCATGAGCAAAGCAGAAATGGATGACTGGATCAGGCATAACCTAAGCCTGGTTCACATGGATCATGCCCTCAACAAACGTCCGGGGGAAATATCTGGCGGCATGAAGCAGCGTGTGGGAATCGCACGCGCACTGGCCATGCGCCCCAAGGTTTTATTGATGGACGAACCCTTTGGCGCGCTGGATGCATTAACCCGTGCCCATTTGCAGGATTCGGTGATGGAAATCCAAGCCGAGCTTAACAATACCGTCATCATGATTACCCATGATGTAGACGAAGCGGTTTTGCTATCGGACCGGATCGTGATGATGACCAACGGCCCTGCCGCCACCATTGGCGAAATTCTGGAAATCGATTTGCCACGACCACGTCATCGATTACAGCTCGCCGATGATGCCCACTACAACCACTTGCGAGCTGAAGTTTTACGGTTTTTACATGAACGCCACAGTAACCCGAATGCGGCTTAG contains these protein-coding regions:
- a CDS encoding Rieske (2Fe-2S) protein, with the translated sequence MTVLCAVNDIEEDSARGFDLDGRTVFAVKKDAQVFVYLNSCPHLGIPLEFQPDEFLDMDNHFIQCANHGALFEVETGDCVAGPCVGQALQAIAFHLEDGNIVLD
- a CDS encoding class I SAM-dependent methyltransferase encodes the protein MDSTGISFTALFTGQVWYESGISNRFFTSPKGRLLYKTLRPFDRLADSIIGITLHDMLIQRHQIMDHRIDGLIKTQGVSQILEIACGYSPRGYTLSRKYPDLKYVEADLPHMAERKRALLQANHGFGPDHQVVGCDVFEFGAPYGLDYVMEEVLDPDRPTILVTEGLVNYFHLDDISQVWQRLAQLGRVYPKAWYITDLVYNFGIHLIPGAVAAGSKMLSLATRANVNLHFNNRDEIQRGFLECGFTDVQIHRPEDFVNHLPIPMGKSKSVVRVVESQIHAP
- a CDS encoding CmpA/NrtA family ABC transporter substrate-binding protein is translated as MKHIRTLFKKTLVATAALGGLLCLPVVAEELELEKEDLKFGFIKLTDMAPLAIAYEKGYFEDEGLYVTLEAQANWKILLDRVITGELDGAHMLAGQPLGATIGFGTQAHIITAFSMDLNGNGITVSNDVWKEMKKHVPMENGKPVHPIKADYLKPVVDKYKADGKPFNMGMVFPVSTHNYELRYWLAAGGIHPGYYAPSKGDISGQLQADALLSVTPPPQMPATLEAGTIYGYCVGEPWNQQAVFKGIGVPVITDYEIWKDNPEKVFGVSKAWADKNPNTHLAVVKAMIRAAKWLDEDNNKNRKEAVKILAQPNYVGADYDVIANSMTGTFEYEKGDKRSLPDFNVFFRYNATYPFYSDAIWYLTQMRRWGQIPEHKDDSWYMDMAKKVYRPDIYMQAANLLIKEGKLSASDFPAADEDGFKPPQSEFIDGITFDGTKPNEYLSKFKIGLKEKDKL
- a CDS encoding ABC transporter permease, which produces MTTKVITVFESIGFSWLVSIMKFFTFQNPKEQIEHLTRSLGVPLIAFAIFLGLWHVSAAHIETSLGKVPGPAAVWEQANGLWKEHKAERVKEVAFYQRQEERNAKKLAKNPDAKVKIRDYTGKPTYIDQIFTSLKTVFAGFFLASVIAIPLGIICGLSNTMYTAMNPIIQLFKPVSPLAWLPIVTLVVSALYNSNDPMFAKSFVNSAITVTLCCLWPTLINTIVGVSTMDSDLTNVSKVLRLSWWTQITKIVIPSSIPMMFTGLRLSLSVGWMVLIAAEMLAQNPGLGKFVWDEFQNGSSQSLGRIMVAVLTIGLIGFLLDRVMLALQKAFSWDSNATIR
- a CDS encoding ABC transporter ATP-binding protein, translated to MRGYLTIEQVHMDFDTPKGVFKALDNVTLSIQKGEFVSLIGHSGCGKSTVLNIVAGLLVASQGTVLLEDNEVTAPGPERAVVFQNHSLLPWLSSYQNVELAVKQVFKNTMSKAEMDDWIRHNLSLVHMDHALNKRPGEISGGMKQRVGIARALAMRPKVLLMDEPFGALDALTRAHLQDSVMEIQAELNNTVIMITHDVDEAVLLSDRIVMMTNGPAATIGEILEIDLPRPRHRLQLADDAHYNHLRAEVLRFLHERHSNPNAA